The region TGGCGAATTCGACGGAGCACCAGAGCATGCAGGAGTTCGTGGAGAGGCAGCTGCCAGACGTGATCACGAGGTAACGTGGAGGCGACCACATCAAGGTGAAGGAGGAGCCGGGGCATGGTCCCATGGTGGGGGACGGGCTCGGGGGGCTGCCTGCGAGAGGCAGATTGCTcttccccgccggccgccccctcTGTCGGTCTCCGATAGGTCTGGGCTGGAGATTTCCTTTGCACACACGGCGGAACGGCTGCTCGCCGGGACGGAGCCTAGCAGGGAGGAGATAAGGCTGAAATGTTTCCTTGCATGCAAATACAGCTTACCCAGAATCTCCTCTAACACCTGAGAAACGCAATGACAGGTATTACATTCTGACATTAAATTTGActgaaagcatcttttaaaaagcGACCTTTTCAGTTACTACTTAGGCTCTCTCTGGTGTGTGTAAATAACACTCCTGCTTTGCCCGCCGGCGCGTGTTTTTTGCCGGAGCCCTGGCTTTgggggcagcaggcagctggggtCAAATCCTGGCTCTGGGGAGGCCCTGCTCTGGGACCAGGGCTTTATGGCTTTGCCAAAGCCTCGCTAAGGGATTTTGAGCGTGTCACactcccccttcttcctccccattTTGCAAAACATAAAACTTCTACAAATGATCTTTAAGCTGCTGGTCCAGGCCCAGGGAGGTCTCTGGTCCTCGAAGGACAGACATGGAGAAGGAATGTACCTGCCGCTGCTTGTATGCGCTCGTAATAAAAACAGAAATCCTCTACAAACTGCCAAAATAACTGGAAATTAGGAACATCCAAAGAGCATTAGTTCTGAATCTgatccctcctgccagctcccaggcGTGCCTGTACACACGCACCTTGCGTTTGATTTTGTCCTGCAGATTTTAGCCGCCTTGGGATCTCCAGCGCTTCACACAATGCATGTAACCCTCTCTGCTGGGTAGCTCTCCTAAAATctataaataatgtttttcagtATTGGAAACGGGAAGTCTGCAATCAATATTCTAAGCATTGGTGGCGGAGCAGGTATGCTATGGACTTCAATATTGATATGGTTTTACCTTCTTTTTCAAAGAATAGAGGATTAAAAATTGCAGAAAGGAGCAGAGCGGGAAATAAGTCTTTTCTTGAAAAGTCAGCTCCAGGGGACAGATGGTGTTAGCTGGTGTGTGGCCACATCGTCTGAACACAGCCTGTGCCTCCCCACCCTGATTCCTGCATGTCCTCTGCGAGAACCCTCCTTCTGCACCATCACTTCtcaagggcagggagaggcttgCACTGCCCCGTTgtgtttccatgaaaaaaaaaaaaagcgccaaaATGCCTTAGATTcctcagaatattatttttttactcgCATAGAAATTACTCTTCCCTGGAACTATTTACTGCTGTGGTAAATCCCCACCCTTgccgcctcctgccctgctctgcgACAGCCTCAGCTAAACTCTGTTTTGCCTGTACGTCCTTTCTGACCACCATCAAGGCACAAGAGCCCCCTGGAGATACTGTCCCCCAAATCACTGGAGCTGAACATAAGCTCCAGAAGCAATCCAgaagaaatctgaagaaataaGTCTCTTATCTGAAGTTCACGGGGTGGAAAAACAATACCGATAACATCgaggggcttcttctcattaaATTCTTGCTTAAGTTCCCCCATAATTAAAGCCTATGTTTTCTAATTCTGCTCTGCCCGTTAAGTGATCAAACTTAAATTTTATATGAACAGTTAATTTAGTTTAAGTGCTTTAGTCATACCATCTCCAAAGACTAATCTCAGCTTTGTTGATCTCTCCtaataagtaaaaataattgtATGTAAATGGTGGGCGTTAGTTATAAAACAGACAGTGTGATAGGGTGGGAACATTGCTCTCCAAACAAGGGAAGCCATTCTTTCGccaaaagaaatgtgttttttttagcAGGAACACTTTACTTAGTGAGGTCCTGAACTCCCTAGCCAGGGACGCCCCAGCTTAGCAGGATTCGATCGATAACGTGCAGGCAAAGCTCGTTTTGTGATGTAAAAAAACCTCAAGACCATGAAAACCCTGCTCCTTGCTGGCTTGTTCCCACTGTGGGTCCTTGTGGGGGGGGTCAGGAGGGACCAAATTCCCAAATTCCCCCAGCTCACCCCGGTGAGGGAGCTGCCCTGGCCCCATCCGCCCCTGCGCTTCGCAGGGAGGGAGCACGCCCGGAGAGCATTTCCTTCCCACTTTTCCACCTCGAGAGACAAGCATACCATTTAATGTCGCATCATATCCCATTACACCCACCCATCCACAGCTCCTGCCTTCGCCTGCAGCCTCTGCCTTATTAAGTTCACACTCCAGCGCGCAGCACTCTGTACCTTTAAAAACCATAAAAGTCATCAACGCTGCTATAAAGTAGCAACTGTGCTATAAACTATCCCGTTACGTAAAATGTTTAATTAGAAACTTAATGGTGAACATAGTGGTAGCCTTTAAAAGGTAATTGTGTTGGAGAGTTTAAATAATTCGGATAGCCTAATTGCCAAATTGTTGATAATGCAAGCTGCCACAGATTTGACTGTAAAATGCCTCAGGACACTTGTTTGCATATAAAAGAGCTAACTGAAGTCAATTAAGGCTGTGGATTAAATTATGAATCaaaggggtggggtttttttggttaaaaacaatACAAGGGTGGTTTGGCCGCAGAAGGGTGGAAGGGAATATATTAACCTAGACGCATATGGAAAGGCgaaattcaaattttttttttatcaggacCTGCACAGCCTTTTCAAAGGGCTAATCCATTTTACAGAAAGTTGGTAAAGCAACGAAAAATCAAAAATATTGCAGTAGTTCGTTAAAAAGTCTGTGTTCCCGGATTTTACCACGGCAGCCTGCAGAGGACTGGCTTTGCTCTGATTTTTCAGCAGAATACAGGGTTTGCAGCGATAGCAAAGCTGCAGCCATTTCGGCTCCTTCAGACATTCAATTTCACTCCCTCAAAGAACATGCTTGCACAGATGCCACGTAATTTTTGGTGTTATTAGTTGCTTTAAGAACGACACGTAAGTCTAAAAAACCTGAACTCTTCCTTACTTTTCATGTTAAATTCTCAGGGTGCTAGTGAGCAGGTGAGACCTGGGCTGGGCTCCCTGATTTTGACCCCTGGTGACGTGCGGTGGGGCCAGAAGCAGGCAGAGACCTCCTTGTAGTGAAGAGGACCCTCCTGCGGGAGGACTTGGTGTGCTGGGTTGAGCTCTGGGGTTCACATTATGGCTATTTAacaccaaatattttccttttgtgcctCAAATCTTCTGTATAATGGAGCTAATGCTGAAGTGGTGGGAACCCAGGGGCACTGAGGATCATGAGGATGGGCAGAGACCGTGCAATACGATGGGAGCGCTCCCTCCACAGTGCCTCAGCAAGGGCCTCTCTGGCCATCAGGGTTTGCTGGGTGATCTTCCAGTCAGTACATAATTTTGTTCATTTGTAGAGAATTTTATAATGTGGGGTGGTATGCAAGTGCAAGTCCATCTTTCAGGAAAAAGCTCAATATTTGTCCGTAACATGACCACTGGGTCTGTTATTCACCACAGTTACGCTCTGCTTCACTCTTTCTACCTTAATTTATTCTTTCACTATTTTTTCCACCTAAAATTTATTCAAGCACAACAAGCAGAAGCGAGCCATAAGAAAGCTAAACAAGCCAGCGTGATATTGTCCCTGGGCTCATACTTCAGTCAGGAGCATCATCTCCCTGAGCTTCCTACTTTGCAGGTGGGGAGAGGTGGCCAAGAGCGATGTCacctctttttaaattttgaaatgttgGGCCTATTGGTACTTCCATCAGTAAAATAATTGCAGCAGGCCTCAACAGTGTCCGGAAGGAACTATTCCTCCCCAGAAAAGTGCAGTGAGCTCTGGGGTATTCTCTGAACAGGGGTTAGATAAACAGAAATGGTATGTGTCACAGGACACTACAGACAAACAGACACAAATGCTGTTTCTGATTCCAGTGTAAACGTGTATTCCCTTCTCCCTCACCCATGTGATCTGGTAATCAGTGACACACTTGGCTAAAAATGTTCTTAGTGACTCCTAAGAAATCCTGCCAGGTTCGCTGGTGGCTCGGGACCACCAGAACCGGTACTGTCAGAATCATTCACGATCTTCCCTGGGCGGTTAGGCCAAGCCCAGAAAACACGCGCATGACTGTGTCTGGCTTTCCCTTGACACTCACGGTGGTAGTCAGAGAGGAGGAATGAAGACGGTTGGGACTGGTATTTAAATTTTTCTCAAATCCTAGAGTTAAACCCTCAGTGTCAATCTGCTGAGGATACAAAGCAGCTACATTGTACCTGGGTGGTACATTTTCTGCACGTGAATGGCAGGCATCAGTCTTCGAAACTGGGGATGTGATGATGGTGAAGATAACATCTGCCTGAGCTTTGCTCCTGTCTTGTATTTCATGTTGCCTTTTTCCCTAGGTGAGATTGACCTGCTGATCCTCTCAAAAGTACAAGCCAGATATCCAGGGGTCGCCATCAACAACGATGTTGTAGAGCCAAGTGCTGACCAAATCTCCAAGTACAAAGGTACTTTTACATTAAATGAGTTAAATTTACATTAAGTACTCTAAATGCAGGAAAAGAGTTGAACGCTGGATGACCCCACATTCAAATGCTTTCTTGACGGAATTGGctcttaaaaaaagttaaaaaaaagtcactatttaatgcttttttgcCATCATTGCTTTTCAACAATGTTCAGTGTCTTGTTAAAATCTTAGTCTCTCACACTGCAAAGAACCCTCCATGGCAAACACTTGGGCTAGACAGACTGTAAAAGCGAAGCAAGGTGGGAACTGATGGGACATTATATGGGAACAGAGTAAAATCCCCACGTTTCAGAAAGTTTTTCTCCTTCAACTTGCACTGAATCAAGATCCTTCCTCAACATCGAAGGGAAAATTTTAGTGTCTCGTGATAATTCTCTCATATCTTTAAAATAGTTTCCAAATAAGAAATAACTAAACCTCAAAGTCTTGCACTAAATTAGTCACCATCCTGTGAATTAGAAAACATGAAAAGGAGAGTAAGATGGATAGGAAAGATTTTTGCTGCGGGCTCCATGGCTTAGAGCTTGTTTCCTTCCACCAGCCCAAAGGTCTGAGCCACGTTCATGAAGGAAAGCCAAGCATTTTCCAAGCAGGATTTAACATTAGCAGGGGTGTTTTGGTCAAACTGCCCTACAAAGCGAGCATTAAATATCAATCCACAGTTTGATTATCACTGGATTAACACCTGCCAGTCTTTACCTTAGCAGGTAATTATGGTCTTGTACGGAGGTGACACCAGCTACTCCATACTGACTGTGAgaagcccagagcagagcacacctcgctggaaagcagctgctgaGTGGACGCGGCAGTAACGAATGGACCTTGTCAGCAGTCTGCGTTGTTGGAAATGCTCCAAACCATAGTAAATACCAGAATGTAAAACCACGCTGTGAATCTCCAACTCTTACTCTTGCTTAACTCCTTAAAAGCAAAGCATTCCCGATATTAAGGAACTCGTGGAAGTtgaagggaatgaaaaaaaaaagtaacgatCCCTTTCTCCCTACAGTGGGAGAGTTCAGAGTCACTGGAAACACCAAAGGCTCCCAGGAAATACATCATTTTTTTATATCTGTCTCTGTATTTCACAGACCTGACCTTTGAAAAGTCGACTTGTGCAAAATCACAGTAGTTTTTACTTTGCTCCAAGATGGGATGGTGAAGGATGAGCAACAGAGAATCTGCTCTGTTTATAAGAGAGTTTGGGCACTTGCACGTGGCATTTCTGTCCCGCCTGGGCTGTGGACCACAGGCTACGTGAGACTGGATTTGGGCTGAATCTTCCTAGTGGTCTCACCAGCTATCTCCAATTAGCTGGCAGTCCTATCCTACTTCAGTGAGTTTCTTTGCTGaagaaagttaaagaaaatataaGATGTTGTccttattttaagttttatgctaaactagaaatgaaatattcatctgaatttctttctttaaactttCTTATTTGGTAATTAATCATGTCCCCAGTAGGTATCATTAATTAGGTTTCTGAGCCCTAAGATTTTCCGAGGAGAATTGGAAACATTATCTGTGCCTCTGAGGATTCAGTAGTTATGTTTTTTGCCTAACCGGATACTTTCTCCTTGGGAAGGAGAAGCCGTGCTCACAAGACAAACTTCTTACTGGGACGTGCGGTGATGACAAACTGAGGTTCGTTTTAGGCTGCATCGTACGACTGAGGCTCTCCTCAAAGCCCCATGGCCAAGCTGTGGCTTTCCTTCATTTCTGGTCCACGACCAGGTGAAGTCCCTTGGTGACCATGGTTGGAGTGTTGATGGCCCCACAGCTGAGCTGCGCTGCCATTGCCCGCACGATGCAGCACAACTGCAGGCGTTCTGGCTGCGATGGCACCCGTCAAGGGCACACGACCGGCTCCTGACCCAGACAACAATCTGAACTGAACCcaagagaaaatgaaggaaaacttttcaaaatgGTTAGGGTGATACGTTTTGTTTTCAGATGAATCTTTGGACAGAAACTTCCCATAATGAGAATGAGTTTGCCCTTTCTGAAAttttggctttaaaagcctcCCCTGGCAAGCAATTCAGTTTTCTTCCTACTGTCTCCTCGCAGACTGCCTAGCAATTGAACTGAACCAGATTGCACCAGATTATTTGGGATGGTGATATGAACTGCTGCTGAACGAAGCCTGAGTTTTAAACAACAAATTAAATCTGAACTGCAAGCGCCGGGGCCAGAGACTGATAAATGGAAGCGAACAGagtaacagcagcagcatccgAAAGGGGTGGCCCATTTCCAGCCATAAAAGAGAGGAGATAAGCACTGATGGAGCATTTCTCATCTGTCCGACGGGGATATGTCTTAATCAGAGCCCAAAAGGAGAAGCATTGTGATTAGTGGTGTAAAGGCGCTGGTCCTAGCAAATCATGTAGGTTTGAACATGTGTTCTGTAGCTAAGGCTCAGTCTGCCTTTGGGCCATGTAAGTTTTAAATTTATGTTAACTCCTGCGAAGCACAGGCATCGCATCAGGGCTAGCTTTGTCCTGGAGCAATCCCGAGCGCCTGGCAGGGGCGCAGTGCGATGAGCTTCATATGCCAGCAGATACGCATTAGTATTCCAGCATCCCCTAAAATATGAAATTATCCCTCAGTTTTTCTCCCGGAAAAGCAAAGGAACGCCGTGATGAGCCAGGCCCTTGGTATAGCTTATTCCTTGaacccacttctccagccttctGCTTTCCTCGGTTGCTGGATGTGCATTGTATCGAGGTCTGAAAACACACCATGTGTCACTCGTTATACTAGTCTTTGCTTTAAAACACTGCTATGCCTTTTACCTGAAGCAGTTGGCTGAAACTGTGggcttttgaaaaaatatttgaacacAGAAGAAGCTAAATGTCAAGAGATGGGTCCTTGCTCACGGAGCAAAGCTCCTTTCTTCTCCCACCATCCCTGTGACACATTCCCTTTGCAAGCCATTTGCTTTCTCTGCCCTTCTTGAGGTTTTAATTGTGCTTTCTCCCCAAAACACAACCCCCTTCATCCATCCCTGAGCCCCTGTATTTGTTTGTTCAGTCTCTGGAAAACCCTTTGCCATGACCTGGCTTCTGCTCAGCCATGTGGGTCTTGGATGGCACCAAAGTGAAGGGCCCCTCAGCTCTTCTTCCTTTCAGCATGAAATGTGCTGGTCGTGGCCTTATAAGTGTTTATCCCAGACAACATCTTTTAATGCAGCTTGAGCCAGTCATGGGGAagagcttctttcttttttttttaatcaggtaaAGGCTGGAGGAGCCCAAATGAGGGTGCAAAGATTAAAGCATCAGACCCGCTTAAGACTTCATCCTACATAGACCTTTACAGCCCCCGTCTCACATACGGGCTCAAGGTTTTAAACATTCCACTGCTGTGTTAAAGTGGTACCAAAACTCTCTGACTAAATATGGCTCTTGGATGCATTAACGCTCTGAACGGAAATCGGTCCCATATTTGCAATTGAGATAGCTGTCCTGCCTTCTCCCCTATTTCAGAGCGTGTGGCTGCGACATCAAACCTCGGGAACGTAAAGTTTACCTGGCATGAGGAGACAGCTTATGAATATGAAAGTCGAATGAATGCAGAAAAGAAGTCTAAAAAATGGGACTTCATTCACATGATCCAGGTAAAAGTCTCTGCAAAGTAAATGTTGTCAAAGACTTGGCTGTTAAAAGTACGCATGAAGTATGTGACCTCATTATCCACTCTAAGGGGAAGAAAGGTGAGTTTATTTCCCTGTAATTTAAAGTACTTAAGCATAAGTGaactgcaaaaatgaaagatgagTTACAGCAAAGCAACTTTGAGCACAGTAGTCCTATTAACTAGGCTGTGGGTGGCAGTcaactaaaaatacattttaactagTGTTTTCAAAGCTCCTTGTCCTCTCTGTGAAATTGCCTTTGTATTTCCAAGTTTACCGCAGACATTACAAGCCATCTTCACCGCTAAGAAAGGCAAGTCTTTATCTCAGGTTAATGAATGAATGAGTGTGAGCTTTGTCCTGGGAGAGCCGGGAAGGCAGAGACAGCCCCGAGCTCTCAGCGTGAGCCCACTGCCCGGCGTTGTGCTGAAGTGTTTTGTTGTCCCACTGCTCTTCTGTCAAGATTGCCCCCATTTGGTTCCTTTTACATATTGGCACCTGTTATAATAGTCACCAGGACCGCACTGTATCTCTGTaagcatttctgctctttctagATGCTGTATTATGTGAAGGACATCCCAGCGACTATCCGGTATTTTCACAGCCTCCTGGAAGCACAGGCGAAGCTCCTCATTATCCTGGTGTCAGGTGAGAGCTGCTCCACCAGTGCTGCTCAGTCAGGCAAGAGCCATCAGGACCTTCGGGGTTCCTGCAAATTCCACACAGCCAGCTAGAAACCAAtggacatttttatttgaaatatccGTTATCGCCAATAAAGGTGAACTGGATGAGTAATAAATGGTGTCCATTCACCTACATCCATTGAAATCTGCACGCTGCCTATGTCTGAGATGTGTAAAAAAGAAAGTTGTATGTTAAGTCAAAATAATGTGAAGAAAGACTGATGAATTCATAGAacgatagaatcacagaatggtttgggttggaagggaccttaaagatcatccagttccaaccccctgccctgggcaaggacacctcccaccagaccaggctgctcaaagccccatccagcctggccttgaacacctccagggatggggcagccacagcttctctgggcaacctgggccagtgcctcaccaccctcagagtgaaaaatttcttcctgatatctaatctaaatctcttctctttcagttttaaagccattactccttgtcctgtcactggaggcccttgtaaaaagtccctccccatctttactgtaggccccttcagatactggaaggctcctataaggtctccccagagccttctcttctccgggttgaacaaccccaactctctcagcctgtcctcacagcagaggtgctccagccctcccatcatctttgtggcctcctccgGACCCGCTCCAACATTCACAAAGTGTTTCCTGCGCCGCTCTGTGCTGCAGGTTGTAAAGCCGAAGGCTTTGTGAGGCAGCAAACCTGCGCCAAGGGCACAAAACGCCTTTCTCTCGCCCTCTGCCCTTCCCATGCCACCGCCTGGCTGGTAATGGATGGCAGCAGAGAGCCCTGTCCCGCGGCTCTGGCTCGCAGGAGCTCCTTCAGCCTCAGCTATTTTCTGTAAAAGGCTTTTCAGGCTGGGCACCGCATTATCTCGCTCCCCAAGACTTGCGGCATTAAGCAAACGGCTACGACGGGGCTCGGCTGTGCCATACAGCAGGTGTTGGAGCACATATggttcattttcttctcaaactGCCCATTTCCTTAATATCATCATTTTGGGTTGAAAACAGTGTTCTTAGGCTGTTTCAGATCTCAAGGAGATGCTCTGTGGCCAATCCAGCAGGAAAATGTGGGAGCAGGGTAAATGACAACCTTTTAATACTGTGGGCAAGGTATGCTAGAGATACTGCAATGGTGGGGTCCAATTTGACTCTAGAAAGCCTTTAATTGGCCTCACAAGCTGTGGAGGTTTTAATTGTGCAAAGTCACATCTGGTAGTTTTTGCAGGGATGTTAAGCGTTATTTGTTCAGCGgtttaagtttaattttttattgcatttgaccATGTCTGCAAATTGTAATGTGTTTGATGAAGTTCCTTTTTTGTGTTCAGGAAGTGACACTTCTCTGACCTGAACTTATTAAAAAAGTTTTTatccaaaatgtttttgttttaaagtgttttcaagCAGTTCACTAcaagaaatctgtatttcaaatgatCTGAGTTACTGTTCTTGTTCTTTGGCTGAAGGAGAATAGATCATAGTATCAGACTATTGCGGATTACCTGCATAGAGTTAATTGAAGCTCTTTTCCGGTTGCTTAGCCCGTCCCTTTGGATATTCATGAAATGTGAATACAGGGAGGAACGCGTGTCTATTCAAAATTAATGTGATTAAAAATCACATTGATGAAAATCATGAATTCACGAAGAGTATTTGAAGTCGTCTGTGGGACAGGTGACCCCGTGTTTTCTGACAGAGCGGAATGGAGTAGAAATTGCTGGGGCCAGCAAGAAAATGGGAAAGAGGAACAGGGCTCAGAatagcagagaggaaaggaaggggaaaaccttggggggaagaagagcatagagaggggaaggaagaagggctATGAAAATGAGCACTGAAGCAAAAAGAGGTACTGAAAGACAAGCAGAACAAAGCTCATTTCAAAAAATGAAGCTAATGTCATCTCCAACACAAACACATTAGGATGTGTTAATTAAAAACCAGTCTGGGAATAAGACTGATAGGAGAGGGCTTGGTCAGTGGGTGAAGGTTACAATCCCTCCTGCTCCGTCCCTGCCGGGGGAGCAGGCAAGTTGCAAGAGCTATGCGGTGTTATTTTtaacacctttaaaaaaatctgtttatatcgccttgaaaacaaaagcagtgcCATATGCTGAGCCTATTGAGAGCTATTATAATAATGCTTCGTTCAGGTAGTGTATAATTGCTCGGCTCAGAGATGGCACTGAGTCACACAACACTGACACCAGCAAATTTTCTGCAATTAGCGCTCTGCATTCAATTTCCACCAGGTGAAAGAAAATATTGCAGCCTCTCTTCTAAACACCGAACTGTTTATTTGACTATAAATAACTGCTTGCAGATAAAGCATTTGCAAAACCGCCGAGCAACTGGTTTTCGTAGTTACGAAGATTTATAGTCATAACCCTCAAGAGCTGCTCATTAGGCTCCAAGTTATTTTCATCCTGTCCAGTCATTCTGGGTGATCCTTTTATAAATGATTTATGGCAGAAATGCTGAATCACAGATCCAGGGTGAGGGGAAATAAAGACGTGAAGGTGTATCTCGGGATTTTTCAGCTTACCCAGCTGGTTTTCTTTTGTCAAATGTCCCTTGAGAAGAGGTGCATGCACAAGTGTGGGCTCGGCATGGGCTCAGTTCTGGAGGTGATTGTGGTGCTACAGgagccttttctttcctcaccCTTCATCTTTGCACACCCAAATAATATACATCCAGAACGTCCTTCCGGCCCCACTGGGGAGGTCTGCTTGGGGTGAGGGGCAGCCCTCTCATTGGCCATGCCCAACAGCATGTGAGCGTCATGGGAGCGAAGGCTGAAGGCCAGGAGCATGGCGTAGGTTCATCCTGGGCTCTGTCCATCCCACCCTTTTCTCCACCACACATCCAGCTGCATGGACAACGTGATCAGGGTTTTCGTGTAGCAGAGTGATAGTTTACTGGTAACAAGTGTTTCAATGACGCTCACGTGTAGCTCAACCACAAAGTAGGCAGGTGAAGGAATAGGAGAGGACTTTGTCTTCTGAACAAGCAGCTGAAATCTAGGGAATAGTTTAAATCAAGAAGATGGCACTGAGTAGCTAGTGTTCGGCATGTGGACTACAGAAGGATGTCCCTGAGATATATTGCCTGTGGGCATGAAGCAGAGGGGTGCAGCGTGTTGGGAGTGGAAGGGGGAGGATTAAGTGCACTGAGCTACCCTGGCCTCAGCTGGGGGCTTAGTgggaggtgctggagcagcagggtAGGTAATGTGTCCATCCTCTTCTGGATTCCCCAGACCCAAGGCACAGAAGCAGGGAGGCAGCCATCTCCACCATGCCCCAGGACACACATCCCAACTCTGAAAAGACCCCGCTCGCAACGAGGACAACTGCTAAAAAACCCAGATTATCAAAAATTTGttcaaatactgtttttccttATTCCTGAGCATTTTTCTGATGGTTTATCTCTCAGAAACCAGTGGCTGGGAAACGCTGTGGAAGAAGTATGGGTCTTCCTTCCCTTTGGATGATCTCTGCTCTTATGTTTCCTCTGCTGACATCAAAAGGATACTGGATTCAGCCGGGCTGAAGCACCAGCTCCATGAGCTGCCATCCCACATGGACATAACGAGCTGCTTCATTGaaggggacaaggatggggagcTGTTGCTGGATTTCCTGACAGAAACGTATGAGTTTTCTAAAACTGCTCCTCCTGAATTAAGACGTCAGGTAATGGAAGAGTTAAGAAAGCCTGAATGCAGTGAAGAAAGAgatgggaaggtgttttttaatAACAACCTGAGTGTAATAGTGGTTGAGCCGTAAGTTTACTTCTTGCTTCTTGATCCAAAGCAAATAGTCAGATATGAATTGTTAACAGCTAAAATAAGTTTTTCATACTTTATAAATGGCTTAGTTTACTTCAGTACTGAATGTAATTTTTGGAGCCTGTTAAGAAATCAGTATAAATATCTGTTGTTATAAGTGAGCTTTAATACCCGATAAATTCTGTACTAACCTATGAATGTGTAACTCACTACGCAGTTAGTTGTGCTTTATCATATGAATGTTGTATAATCAGATGTAACTCAGACCATCCTCTCAGGCCCTCCAGAAA is a window of Larus michahellis chromosome 7, bLarMic1.1, whole genome shotgun sequence DNA encoding:
- the LOC141746890 gene encoding histamine N-methyltransferase-like codes for the protein MASPMRNLLSDPARYLQSFRLFLANSTEHQSMQEFVERQLPDVITSIGNGKSAINILSIGGGAGEIDLLILSKVQARYPGVAINNDVVEPSADQISKYKERVAATSNLGNVKFTWHEETAYEYESRMNAEKKSKKWDFIHMIQMLYYVKDIPATIRYFHSLLEAQAKLLIILVSETSGWETLWKKYGSSFPLDDLCSYVSSADIKRILDSAGLKHQLHELPSHMDITSCFIEGDKDGELLLDFLTETYEFSKTAPPELRRQVMEELRKPECSEERDGKVFFNNNLSVIVVEP